A region of Etheostoma cragini isolate CJK2018 chromosome 2, CSU_Ecrag_1.0, whole genome shotgun sequence DNA encodes the following proteins:
- the LOC117960270 gene encoding uncharacterized protein LOC117960270 isoform X2 — translation MDGLHVFLVLLLGVVAHSLSGSLLKVRVRSGDNITLYCDCKVSSGEHTVWYRNCSHENQPSLILKVKELFTGTAKIPPRFQFVKNFTSGSYNLLITNITDSDEGLYYCGTEQKRVDYEEYITQKSVYRYGNVTTKIILDSNSCPDSSGCISNHMIAVSWMMSLTPAFTIFSLISFILVYHFCQRTVKEPQILRKIPDTSGQTRRDQDEDVFLTKVMFQSMDG, via the exons ATGGATGGGCTGCACGTTTTTTTGGTCCTTCTCTTAG GAGTTGTTGCTCATTCACTTTCTGGATCCTTGTTGAAGGTGAGAGTCAGATCAGGAGACAACATCACTCTCTACTGTGACTGCAAAGTATCATCTGGAGAACACACAGTATGGTACAGGAACTGCTCTCATGAGAATCAGCCTTCTCTCatactaaaagtaaaagaattATTTACTGGAACTGCCAAGATTCCCCCTCGTTTCCAATTCGTAAAAAACTTTACTTCTGGCTCCTACAACCTGCTGATCACGAACATCACTGATTCTGATGAGGGCCTCTACTACTGTGGAACTGAGCAGAAAAGAGTGGATTATGAAGAATACATAACTCAGAAATCTGTTTACAGATATGGCAACGTCACAACTAAGATCATATTGG ATTCCAACTCATGCCCTGACTCCAGTGGGTGCATTTCTAACCATATGATCGCTGTGTCCTGGATGATGTCGCTCACTCCAGCCTTCACTATTTTCTCCTTAATCTCCTTCATTTTGGTTTATCACTTCTGTCAAAGAACAG ttaagGAACCTCAAATTCTCCGGAAAATACCTGACACCAGCGGACAAACAAGACGGGA TCAGGATGAAGATGTGTTTTTGACAAAAGTTATGTTCCAGTCTATGGATGGATGA
- the stim2a gene encoding stromal interaction molecule 2 isoform X2 produces MLLVTLLLSLVFPAALFVAAHGAGDLQGFTFPGGSTSFDPTDPCMVVYPPCMSEADRYSLEALRSIHQMMDDDQDGGIEVEESVEFIIEDMKQQQTNKHSHLHREDQHITIEELWRGWKSSEVHNWTQDDVLRWLKDFVELPQYERNFKDFKVNGNTLPRIAANEPSFLSGHLRVQDQRDKQKLNIKALDVVLFGPPTRPPHNYMKDFLLIVSVVMGVGGCWFAQVQNKVSKVHIAKMMKDLESLQRAEQSLKDLQEQLEQAQEEKRNVAEEKQNLEEKMRDEIIGAQEEAYRLHELRQGAVSELSRLRYAEEELVQVRGALKQAEKDMQASWTASEALQLWLQLTHEVEVQFYNVKRHRAELQLGIAKEEAEKIKKKRSSLFGTLHVAHSSSLDQVDHKILEAKNSLSEVTACLQERLHRWQQIERLCCFPIIRNPGLTNLTAQLYSDPNALGFHRVPQPSRSCHSSDHGSMEDLLEESASPILPHMTVPPLKRSPRTRGSTICRSRRPGVVSPPSAAMTSPDPDLLIPIRDPYTCEEEGVLQKTPKKQDSQEMSSDTEYMTSPPPSKMFPSPTVDSSSEKLYYDETELFSDSSIKQNLRKEEEANVESPVRKTSVEELEACVDISLGKMAKDKLLETSLETTSLKTSKEESLIDSASRKISRDRSDMDFAVRKVLSNELDADFPARKVERDAIGGLMDTASRNVYREISDLPLDGRKILWKELEAATDLAPRKLSRDMMGTSMDSASRKMIQDDVERPFDSASRRITRDSMGSSLDTGTGKSQWNKEDFQLEFSARALAVDKMVEATRTPPRKISRDELQYFKDTASIKMLPKERFEALMDTSSSTEKQEFNIEPTTSRKIPRDELEMPAGSLRRRTHRMPRDDIDSSIDTPTGNISWDRVDVPMEIPKQSILREELGASKLSSSPGQIGQPDLMITSQVPWESPADLFTGPLSQLVYDGILEKSCHPVSRTSTSLSASTPNLPQSRLLAEVEPPLPPPRIAFPSHASATETGHERNKHKEKTRKSLKLKNPFKKKTESTPEKPQSGLQKL; encoded by the exons ATGCTGCTTGTGACCCTTCTCTTGAGCCTCGTTTTCCCCGCCGCGCTCTTTGTGGCCGCGCACGGCGCCGGGGACCTCCAGGGTTTTACCTTCCCCGGAGGAAGCACAAGTTTCGACCCAACAG ACCCCTGCATGGTGGTGTATCCACCATGTATGAGCGAGGCGGATCGCTACAGCCTGGAGGCCCTGCGGAGCATCCATCAGATGATGGATGATGACCAAGACGGTGGGATTGAGGTGGAGGAGAGTGTGGAG TTCATCATTGAGGACATGAAACAGCAGCAAACCAATAAACACAGCCACCTGCACAGAGAAGATCAACATATCACAATTGAGGAGCTCTGGAGGGGCTGGAAGTCgtctgaag TACATAATTGGACTCAAGATGATGTGCTTCGCTGGCTGAAGGATTTTGTTGAGTTGCCCCAGTATGAGAGAAACTTTAAGGACTTTAAAGTCAATGGAAACACACTCCCCAG GATTGCAGCCAATGAGCCTTCATTCCTGAGTGGCCATCTGAGGGTTCAGGaccagagagacaaacagaagcTAAACATCAAAGCTCTAGATGTTGTTCTGTTTGGACCGCCTACAC GTCCCCCTCATAACTACATGAAGGACTTCCTGCTCATTGTATCAGTGGTGATGGGAGTTGGAGGCTGCTGGTTTGCCCAGGTCCAGAACAAAGTCAGTAAGGTCCACATAGCCAAGATGATGAAAGATTTGGAAAGTCTGCAGAGGGCCGAACAGAGCCTCAAAGATCTGCAGGAACA ACTGGAGCAAGCACAGGAAGAAAAACGTAATGTTGCAGAGGAGAAACAGAACTTGGAGGAGAAGATGAGGGATGAGATCATAGGGGCGCAGGAGGAGGCTTACCGCCTTCACGAGCTGAGGCAGGGAGCTGTCAGTGAGCTCAGCCGCCTGCGATATGCAGAGGAAGAGCTGGTGCAG GTACGTGGAGCACTGAAGCAGGCAGAGAAGGACATGCAGGCTAGCTGGACCGCCTCAGAGGCCCTGCAGCTGTGGTTACAGCTGACACACGAGGTAGAGGTCCAGTTCTACAATGTGAAGAGGCACAGAGCAGAACTACAGCTTGGCATTGCCAAGGAAGAG GCAGAGAAGATTAAGAAGAAGAGGAGTTCTCTGTTTGGGACTCTCCATGTCGCACACAGCTCCTCTCTGGACCAAGTTGATCACAAGATCCTGGAGGCAAA GAATTCCTTGTCTGAAGTAACAGCCTGCCTACAGGAACGCCTCCATCGCTGGCAGCAGATTGAGCGCCTCTGTTGCTTCCCCATCATTAGGAATCCTGGCCTAACTAACCTAACTGCTCAGCTCTACTCAGATCCTAATGCCCTGGGGTTTCACAGAGTTCCCCAGCCATCTCGGTCATGCCACAGCTCTGATCATGGATCTATGGAGGATCTGTTAGAAGAGTCTGCTTCTCCAATCTTACCACATATGACAG TTCCACCACTGAAGCGTTCTCCACGAACACGGGGATCCACCATATGTCGATCACGTCGTCCTGGCGTGGTCAGTCCGCCATCAGCTGCCATGACCTCCCCGGACCCCGACCTTCTTATCCCCATCAGAGACCCATACACATGCGAGGAAGAGGGGGTCCTCCAGAAAACTCCAAAGAAACA AGACTCCCAAGAGATGTCCTCAGACACAGAATATATGACTTCACCTCCTCCCAGCAAAATGTTCCCTAGTCCTACTGTGGACAGTTCATCTGAAAAGCTCTATTATGATGAAACTGAGCTGTTTTCAGACAGCTCCATTAAACAGAATttgaggaaagaagaagaagctaaTGTTGAATCTCCAGTTCGCAAAACTTCTGTAGAAGAGCTTGAAGCTTGTGTAGATATTTCCTTGGGAAAGATGGCAAAGGACAAATTGTTGGAAACTTCTTTGGAAACCACCTCTTTGAAGACATCCAAAGAAGAGTCTTTGATTGATTCTGCATCAAGGAAGATATCCAGAGACAGGAGTGACATGGATTTTGCTGTTAGAAAGGTGCTTTCCAATGAGTTGGATGCAGATTTCCCAGCCAGAAAAGTAGAGAGAGATGCAATAGGGGGTTTAATGGACACCGCTTCAAGGAATGTATACAGAGAAATAAGTGATTTACCTCTGGATGGGAGAAAGATTCTTTGGAAAGAATTAGAAGCAGCAACAGATTTGGCACCCAGGAAGCTATCCAGAGACATGATGGGGACTTCAATGGACAGTGCCTCAAGAAAGATGATACAAGATGATGTTGAGCGTCCATTTGACTCAGCATCCAGAAGGATTACAAGAGATTCAATGGGATCGTCCCTAGACACAGGTACTGGAAAGAGTCAGTGGAATAAAGAAGACTTCCAGCTTGAATTCTCTGCAAGGGCTTTAGCAGTGGACAAAATGGTTGAGGCTACTAGAACACCACCAAGAAAGATATCTAGAGATGAGCTTCAGTATTTTAAAGATACCGCTTCTATAAAAATGCTACCCAAAGAGAGATTTGAAGCACTTATGGATACCTCTTCCTCTACAGAGAAGCAAGAGTTCAATATAGAACCAACAACAAGTAGAAAGATACCTAGAGACGAACTTGAAATGCCTGCTGGTTCTCTCAGAAGGAGAACACATAGAATGCCAAGAGATGACATTGACTCTTCCATAGACACTCCCACAGGGAATATCTCCTGGGATAGAGTTGATGTTCCAATGGAGATACCTAAGCAATCAATACTGAGGGAGGAGTTGGGAGCATCTAAATTAAGTTCATCTCCAGGTCAAATTGGACAACCAGACCTTATGATAACCTCCCAGGTACCATGGGAGTCGCCAGCAGACCTTTTCACTGGCCCATTGAGCCAGCTTGTGTATGATGGAATCCTTGAAAAGTCCTGCCACCCCGTGTCTAGGACCTCAACCAGCCTCTCAGCCTCAACACCCAACCTGCCCCAGAGCAGGCTGCTAGCAGAGGTGGAGCCACCATTGCCACCACCAAGGATTGCTTTCCCATCTCATGCATCGGCCACTGAGACTGGACATGAAAGAAACAAGCATAAGGAAAAGACCAGGAAATCCTTAAAGCTCAAAAatccttttaaaaagaaaaccgaATCAACTCCAGAGAAGCCTCAAAGTGGTCTTCAAAAGTTGTGA
- the stim2a gene encoding stromal interaction molecule 2 isoform X1 codes for MLLVTLLLSLVFPAALFVAAHGAGDLQGFTFPGGSTSFDPTDPCMVVYPPCMSEADRYSLEALRSIHQMMDDDQDGGIEVEESVEFIIEDMKQQQTNKHSHLHREDQHITIEELWRGWKSSEVHNWTQDDVLRWLKDFVELPQYERNFKDFKVNGNTLPRIAANEPSFLSGHLRVQDQRDKQKLNIKALDVVLFGPPTRPPHNYMKDFLLIVSVVMGVGGCWFAQVQNKVSKVHIAKMMKDLESLQRAEQSLKDLQEQLEQAQEEKRNVAEEKQNLEEKMRDEIIGAQEEAYRLHELRQGAVSELSRLRYAEEELVQVRGALKQAEKDMQASWTASEALQLWLQLTHEVEVQFYNVKRHRAELQLGIAKEEAEKIKKKRSSLFGTLHVAHSSSLDQVDHKILEAKNSLSEVTACLQERLHRWQQIERLCCFPIIRNPGLTNLTAQLYSDPNALGFHRVPQPSRSCHSSDHGSMEDLLEESASPILPHMTVLVPPLKRSPRTRGSTICRSRRPGVVSPPSAAMTSPDPDLLIPIRDPYTCEEEGVLQKTPKKQDSQEMSSDTEYMTSPPPSKMFPSPTVDSSSEKLYYDETELFSDSSIKQNLRKEEEANVESPVRKTSVEELEACVDISLGKMAKDKLLETSLETTSLKTSKEESLIDSASRKISRDRSDMDFAVRKVLSNELDADFPARKVERDAIGGLMDTASRNVYREISDLPLDGRKILWKELEAATDLAPRKLSRDMMGTSMDSASRKMIQDDVERPFDSASRRITRDSMGSSLDTGTGKSQWNKEDFQLEFSARALAVDKMVEATRTPPRKISRDELQYFKDTASIKMLPKERFEALMDTSSSTEKQEFNIEPTTSRKIPRDELEMPAGSLRRRTHRMPRDDIDSSIDTPTGNISWDRVDVPMEIPKQSILREELGASKLSSSPGQIGQPDLMITSQVPWESPADLFTGPLSQLVYDGILEKSCHPVSRTSTSLSASTPNLPQSRLLAEVEPPLPPPRIAFPSHASATETGHERNKHKEKTRKSLKLKNPFKKKTESTPEKPQSGLQKL; via the exons ATGCTGCTTGTGACCCTTCTCTTGAGCCTCGTTTTCCCCGCCGCGCTCTTTGTGGCCGCGCACGGCGCCGGGGACCTCCAGGGTTTTACCTTCCCCGGAGGAAGCACAAGTTTCGACCCAACAG ACCCCTGCATGGTGGTGTATCCACCATGTATGAGCGAGGCGGATCGCTACAGCCTGGAGGCCCTGCGGAGCATCCATCAGATGATGGATGATGACCAAGACGGTGGGATTGAGGTGGAGGAGAGTGTGGAG TTCATCATTGAGGACATGAAACAGCAGCAAACCAATAAACACAGCCACCTGCACAGAGAAGATCAACATATCACAATTGAGGAGCTCTGGAGGGGCTGGAAGTCgtctgaag TACATAATTGGACTCAAGATGATGTGCTTCGCTGGCTGAAGGATTTTGTTGAGTTGCCCCAGTATGAGAGAAACTTTAAGGACTTTAAAGTCAATGGAAACACACTCCCCAG GATTGCAGCCAATGAGCCTTCATTCCTGAGTGGCCATCTGAGGGTTCAGGaccagagagacaaacagaagcTAAACATCAAAGCTCTAGATGTTGTTCTGTTTGGACCGCCTACAC GTCCCCCTCATAACTACATGAAGGACTTCCTGCTCATTGTATCAGTGGTGATGGGAGTTGGAGGCTGCTGGTTTGCCCAGGTCCAGAACAAAGTCAGTAAGGTCCACATAGCCAAGATGATGAAAGATTTGGAAAGTCTGCAGAGGGCCGAACAGAGCCTCAAAGATCTGCAGGAACA ACTGGAGCAAGCACAGGAAGAAAAACGTAATGTTGCAGAGGAGAAACAGAACTTGGAGGAGAAGATGAGGGATGAGATCATAGGGGCGCAGGAGGAGGCTTACCGCCTTCACGAGCTGAGGCAGGGAGCTGTCAGTGAGCTCAGCCGCCTGCGATATGCAGAGGAAGAGCTGGTGCAG GTACGTGGAGCACTGAAGCAGGCAGAGAAGGACATGCAGGCTAGCTGGACCGCCTCAGAGGCCCTGCAGCTGTGGTTACAGCTGACACACGAGGTAGAGGTCCAGTTCTACAATGTGAAGAGGCACAGAGCAGAACTACAGCTTGGCATTGCCAAGGAAGAG GCAGAGAAGATTAAGAAGAAGAGGAGTTCTCTGTTTGGGACTCTCCATGTCGCACACAGCTCCTCTCTGGACCAAGTTGATCACAAGATCCTGGAGGCAAA GAATTCCTTGTCTGAAGTAACAGCCTGCCTACAGGAACGCCTCCATCGCTGGCAGCAGATTGAGCGCCTCTGTTGCTTCCCCATCATTAGGAATCCTGGCCTAACTAACCTAACTGCTCAGCTCTACTCAGATCCTAATGCCCTGGGGTTTCACAGAGTTCCCCAGCCATCTCGGTCATGCCACAGCTCTGATCATGGATCTATGGAGGATCTGTTAGAAGAGTCTGCTTCTCCAATCTTACCACATATGACAG TTCTAGTTCCACCACTGAAGCGTTCTCCACGAACACGGGGATCCACCATATGTCGATCACGTCGTCCTGGCGTGGTCAGTCCGCCATCAGCTGCCATGACCTCCCCGGACCCCGACCTTCTTATCCCCATCAGAGACCCATACACATGCGAGGAAGAGGGGGTCCTCCAGAAAACTCCAAAGAAACA AGACTCCCAAGAGATGTCCTCAGACACAGAATATATGACTTCACCTCCTCCCAGCAAAATGTTCCCTAGTCCTACTGTGGACAGTTCATCTGAAAAGCTCTATTATGATGAAACTGAGCTGTTTTCAGACAGCTCCATTAAACAGAATttgaggaaagaagaagaagctaaTGTTGAATCTCCAGTTCGCAAAACTTCTGTAGAAGAGCTTGAAGCTTGTGTAGATATTTCCTTGGGAAAGATGGCAAAGGACAAATTGTTGGAAACTTCTTTGGAAACCACCTCTTTGAAGACATCCAAAGAAGAGTCTTTGATTGATTCTGCATCAAGGAAGATATCCAGAGACAGGAGTGACATGGATTTTGCTGTTAGAAAGGTGCTTTCCAATGAGTTGGATGCAGATTTCCCAGCCAGAAAAGTAGAGAGAGATGCAATAGGGGGTTTAATGGACACCGCTTCAAGGAATGTATACAGAGAAATAAGTGATTTACCTCTGGATGGGAGAAAGATTCTTTGGAAAGAATTAGAAGCAGCAACAGATTTGGCACCCAGGAAGCTATCCAGAGACATGATGGGGACTTCAATGGACAGTGCCTCAAGAAAGATGATACAAGATGATGTTGAGCGTCCATTTGACTCAGCATCCAGAAGGATTACAAGAGATTCAATGGGATCGTCCCTAGACACAGGTACTGGAAAGAGTCAGTGGAATAAAGAAGACTTCCAGCTTGAATTCTCTGCAAGGGCTTTAGCAGTGGACAAAATGGTTGAGGCTACTAGAACACCACCAAGAAAGATATCTAGAGATGAGCTTCAGTATTTTAAAGATACCGCTTCTATAAAAATGCTACCCAAAGAGAGATTTGAAGCACTTATGGATACCTCTTCCTCTACAGAGAAGCAAGAGTTCAATATAGAACCAACAACAAGTAGAAAGATACCTAGAGACGAACTTGAAATGCCTGCTGGTTCTCTCAGAAGGAGAACACATAGAATGCCAAGAGATGACATTGACTCTTCCATAGACACTCCCACAGGGAATATCTCCTGGGATAGAGTTGATGTTCCAATGGAGATACCTAAGCAATCAATACTGAGGGAGGAGTTGGGAGCATCTAAATTAAGTTCATCTCCAGGTCAAATTGGACAACCAGACCTTATGATAACCTCCCAGGTACCATGGGAGTCGCCAGCAGACCTTTTCACTGGCCCATTGAGCCAGCTTGTGTATGATGGAATCCTTGAAAAGTCCTGCCACCCCGTGTCTAGGACCTCAACCAGCCTCTCAGCCTCAACACCCAACCTGCCCCAGAGCAGGCTGCTAGCAGAGGTGGAGCCACCATTGCCACCACCAAGGATTGCTTTCCCATCTCATGCATCGGCCACTGAGACTGGACATGAAAGAAACAAGCATAAGGAAAAGACCAGGAAATCCTTAAAGCTCAAAAatccttttaaaaagaaaaccgaATCAACTCCAGAGAAGCCTCAAAGTGGTCTTCAAAAGTTGTGA
- the LOC117960825 gene encoding recombining binding protein suppressor of hairless-like — MAPVVTGKFGERPQRLTREAMRNYLKDKDDQTVLILHAKVAQKSYGNEKRFFCPPPCVYLMGSGWKKKLEKMEKEGCTEQEAQPCAFIGIGNSEQEMQQLNLEGKHFCTAKTLYISDSDKRKHFMLTVKMLYGNSANIGVFLSKRIKVISKPSKKKQSLKNADLCIASGTKVALFNRLRSQTVSTRYLHVEGGNFLASSQQWGAFYIHLLDDEESEGEEFAVRDGYIHYGQTVKLVCSVTGMALPRLVIRKVDKQAASMDADDPVSQLHKCAFYLKDTDRMYLCLSQERIIQFQATQCSKETNKEIVNDGASWTIISTDKAEYTFYEGMGPVPTPVTPVPVVETLQLNGGGDVAMLELTGQNFTPTLRVWFGDVEADTMYRCGESVLCVVPDISAFREGWRWVRQPVQVPVTLVRNDGVIYSTALTFTYTPEPGPRPHCSAAGAILRTHSISSSSPASSSSPSSSLGGLGEGHGAYNSSDSGLSSAMSVLS; from the exons ATGGCGCCCGTTGTTACGGG gaagTTTGGTGAGCGACCTCAGCGTTTGACAAG GGAAGCTATGAGGAATTACTTGAAGGACAAAGATGATCAAACAGTGCTCATACTGCATGCAAAAGTTGCACAAAAGTCATATGGCAATGAAAAAAG GTTTTTCTGCCCTCCACCGTGTGTGTACCTGATGGGCAGTGGCTGGAAGAAGAAATTAGAGAAGATGGAGAAGGAGGGTTGTACTGAGCAGGAGGCCCAGCCATGTGCATTCATTGGGATAGGGAACAGTGAGCAGGAGATGCAGCAACTCAATCTGGAAGGGAAG CACTTCTGCACAGCTAAGACGCTGTATATCAGTGACTCAGATAAAAGGAAACACTTCATGCTGACTGTGAAGATGTTATATGGGAACAGCGCCAACATAGGAGTATTCCTCAGCAAGAGGATCAAGGTCATCTCCAAGCCATCCAAGAAGAAACAGTCCTTGAAAAATGCAGATT TGTGCATCGCTTCAGGGACTAAGGTAGCATTGTTTAACCGTCTGCGTTCCCAGACGGTCAGTACCAGGTACCTTCATGTGGAGGGGGGGAACTTTCTTGCCAGCTCCCAACAGTGGGGAGCCTTCTACATCCACCTTT TGGATGATGAGGAGTCTGAAGGAGAAGAGTTTGCTGTGAGAGATGGCTATATTCACTATGGCCAGACGGTCAAATTGGTCTGTTCTGTTACTGGCATGGCCCTGCCCAGACTG GTCATTCGCAAAGTGGACAAGCAGGCTGCATCAATGGATGCAGATGACCCAGTGTCCCAGCTTCACAAGTGTGCCTTCTACCTGAAAGATACAGACAGAATGTATCTCTGCCTCTCACAGGAGAGGATCATCCAGTTCCAG GCCACACAGTGCTCCAAAGAGACCAACAAGGAGATTGTTAACGATGGCGCCTCCTGGACTATCATTAGCACTGACAAGGCGGAGTACACCTTTTATGAGGGTATGGGCCCCGTCCCCACGCCAGTCACACCTGTCCCTGTGGTGGAGACTCTGCAG TTAAACGGTGGAGGAGATGTGGCTATGTTGGAGCTTACAGGACAGAACTTTACCCCTACCCTCCGAGTGTGGTTCGGAGATGTAGAGGCTGATACCATGTACCG ATGTGGAGAAAGCGTCCTGTGTGTGGTGCCGGACATTTCCGCCTTCAGGGAGGGCTGGCGTTGGGTGAGACAGCCGGTTCAGGTCCCTGTCACGCTGGTCCGCAACGATGGAGTCATCTACTCCACCGCTCTCACCTTCACCTACACCCCTGAACCGGGGCCCCGGCCCCACTGCAGTGCTGCTGGGGCCATTCTGCGGACACATAGCATCTCGTCGTCATCGCCAGCATCTTCATCTTCGCCATCCTCGTCGCTGGGCGGGCTCGGGGAAGGCCACGGGGCGTACAACAGTAGTGACTCAGGCTTGTCCTCAGCCATGTCGGTGCTGTCATAG